The Ruegeria sp. YS9 DNA segment TCAAGGAAACAAAGGCGTTGTCAAAGATCGCGTCGCCTGACGTTCCGTGCATCACATTCTGCGGTGCCGAGGATAGCATTGTGGCTATCCCCGCTGTTGAGGATCGGATGGCCCGGTGGTCACGCGGGAAATTCGAGCTGATCCCAAACGCAAGACATGATGTTCTCTATGAGCTGCCTTCGATCCGCGAGAAGGTCATCACTGACATATGCGATCTGTTTTCAAAGGCTGGCGCAAAGTAGACATAGGACGGCGCAAGGTCGGCTCAGAACTTGTAGCTGACCTTCACGCCTGCTGAAACTGCGTCGTTATCCGAAAAGGCCGTAACCGAGGAATCCGCGTCGCCTAGATCAAAGTAGCGAATACCTGTGGTCACTTTCCATTCATCGGTTTCGTAGGAAACGGCCACCCCATAGCTGATGTACCCGTCAGTGCCGTTGAAGTTGCCAACCGTGTCCCCGAGATCCTTCTCATAACCGATAGCGGCTGCCGCGCTCCAATTTTCCGTGAAGCTATGCGCAAGGCCGAGTTCGTAGGTCCAAATGTTGCTTGTTCCCGCTGCAATTGGTGTGTTCACGGGGCCAACGCCGGGGACCAACGTGAAAAAGTCGCCGGGCTGGACATTGAACTTGGACCACTCACGCCACTTGGCAGAGCCGAACAACAAGGTGTCGGCTGCAATCCCGGTTTGGGCGCGCAGCGTGATTGCCTGCGGTATCTCTACTTCAAAAGGTGCGCCGGTGTTGTCTTGAAACTCGTGGTCGGTCTTGGATTCGTAGGTTGCCGAAATGCGCAAAGCAATGTCTGGAATTTCATAGGCCACGCCTGCGAGGTATCCGACCTGGTAGTCTTTGCTCACATCCAAATTATAAGGGCTCGAAACCGTAAGTGGCGATATGACGGTAATATCACCGTCAACGCCAACGAGGCGCAGCCCGCCATAAACGCTGAACCGTTCATTCACTTGGTATTTCGCCATGCCTGTATAGGCGATGGATGATACTTCGGCGCTCGATCCGCCAAAGAATGCCAGTGGGCTATCGTAGGAAAGAGAAGCCCCAACAGGCTCGTCAATGACAAATGCCAGCGTGAAACGATCGTTCACCTCACGCTTATAGCCAAGCGAATAGGTCTGGTAGCTGTTGGCGATATTGCCGGTGGGTCCAGCGGGGACACCGGGCAAGGGAACGCCAGAGACAGACGGGTTCACGTTGATAGCGGAAAATTCGAGGTAGTTCTTTCCCTGCTCGAACAGAATTTGCGACGGATCACCAAGCCGCTCAATGCCGCCTGCGGATGCCATTGATGCAGCGCCAAGGAGGGCGCTGGCCGTAAGGATTGTGTTGTTCATGAAGTTGAAAATCATCTGCTATTAAAACCTCTGGTCTCATCGTTGAAATCAGAGGCATTTGCAAGCTGACCGAAGCTCCATAAGCAACTATTTGCATGTGAATTGCTGTTCGGTATCGGCTGTGAGGTGTTCAACCTGTGGTTAGCGGTTGCCTAATGCCCAATGCGCTCGACAAACTTCCCGTATTCCTGGCTGACTTCCTGCGCTTCCGTGAATGCACGGCCTCTCTCATACTCAAGGCAGCGGAAGTAAGCCTGCACGTCGCTGATGTAGGTCTCAAAGTCCTGTTTTATAATATCGGCATATTCCTTTGCGGCCTCCGGATCGGTCGGCACAAACGGTCTTTCCGGTGCATAACAGGTCTCAGCAACCGCAATTTGCGCGGTGAATACCAACAATGTTGTAAGGGCGTGAGTGGTTTTTCGGACGAGTAGCAAGACCTGTTGCCCCCCTTAGATACTGGAAAAATTCGCTGCTTACGCTTAAAGGTGGCGTAGAAACCGCGTTCGATCAAGTGACAATATTATAACTTGATGGACGCATTATAATATCGTATCAACGGGGTGCCCGAGGAGGGTGCCCTGTTTGCCAACCTGAAAAGAGAGCGCAGACGTGGGGACAGACATAAATAAAGAAGCGCCGAATGTGGTTACAGAAACATTCCTGCGAACACTTGTTCAACGCGGATATCAAGCTGAGGTTGTATGTAGGACCACGGCGACGAAGAAAGCCGCGGTCTGGTACGGTGTCTGGATCATCCGCGTGGTCAACCAAGATCGCACGTATGAAAAGCTGCTTGTTTCAGCAAGAAACCGAGCCTACGCAGACGAAGAAATCGCCGCCCGTATTTTCAAGACTGCAAACGGTCTTATCTCCTTCATGCGAGAAATGGGATTCGAACACGTCGATATTCCAATGGTTGAAGGCGGGCGCTCTACCCACGTCCTCACGGACAACGCTTTGGATACTGACAACAGCTAGCGCCACGGCGCTATCTCTTCTCAGCACCCCCGCAAACGCGCAGAGTATGGTGCTGGTCATGCAAGGCGACGGCTCACTAGAAGCCTCGACCTCGCAAACAAACTTCGCAAGAAACTACAATGATGGGGTGGGGCAAGGCTCCGCCTCCCAAGGTCTGCAACTCTTTGGCCGTGGTGGCGAAGAAGAAGCATCGGCTGACGCTGAGAGCTTTCGAACTGCATCAGTAGCGCCCCGAGCGGCCCGCGCTCGCCCCGAAGTTCTCGCAGCTATTGACGAGACGGCTTTGCGGTATGCAAGCCACCCTGCCCTGCGACGCGCTGGACTATCCGTCACTGAATGGCGGCTCCTGTTCCGTTCCAACATTGAAATTGAAAGTGCTTACAAGACAAACGCGCGCAGCCATGTCGGTGCGATTGGCTTGGGCCAGCTCATGCCAGAGACAGCGAAAGACCTTGGCGTCGATCCGCACGACTGGCGACAGAACCTCGACGGATCGGCCCGGTATCTCTTGATGATGCTGGTCCAGTTCGGGGACGCGCGACTTGCATTGGCGGCTTACAACGCCGGTCCCGATGCCGTCACGCGACACGCGGGAATTCCGCCCTATCGGGAAACCCAAAACCACGTCAGCCGCGTGCTGGCCGTGTTCAACCGGCTAGAGGGAGATAACTCATGAAGCCTACCACTACCAATTTGGTGACACTGTGCGGCGTGCTGCTGATGCTGGCGCAACCGGCCTTGGCACAGTCCATCGACCTGTCACCAGTCCAAACGCTGTTGCAGGGCATTGTTGATGCGATCACCGGCCCCCTCGGGATCGTAATCGGCACGCTCGCCCTGATCGGCGTCTTCTTGTCCTGGCTGTTCGGCATCCTCGATTTCCGTCAGGCCCTTTGGGTCGTTGTCGCAATCGCAGGTATCGCCGCTGCGCCCACGATCGTTGCTGCGATCTGGACCACATAAGGAGCCGACAAGATGGCAGAACAGTCCCGTTTATTCCTTGGCCTTGTAAGACCTCCCAAATTGCTGGGCCTGCCCATCATGTACGCGATGGTGTGGTTATTCGGGTCTGTTCTCTTCTTCTTGTGGGTACAGCATTGGGGCGTCGCAATCGTGTCGGCCCTTGCATATCCCGCCCTGTGGAAAGCCGCAGATTGGGACCCGAATTTTTTGGATGTTGTTGCAACCACGTTGCAGGAAACACCCCCGACCCCAAACAAGAAAATCCACGGAGGAGACAGCTATGCCCCGTGATGAAAGTTTCGATCCAATGACGCTGCTGCCTGAGTGGGTCAAAAAGGAAAAAGAGCTGGCCCACATGCTGCCGTATGTGAGCTTGGTTGACGACAATACCATTCGGACGCGCGGGAATGAGTTGTTCCAGTGCATCCGGCTCGAAGGTGTGAACAGCTATACGACAGACGACGAGCATCTAGACAAAATCCGCGCCCTGTTCGCTTCGATCATCGCGCAGATTGGCCCCGAGTTTTCTTTCTACGTCCACAAGGTTTCAAAGGCCATTGATCCGGCGTTGTCGCCAGTTAAGGGCGATGATTTCGCAGCGCAGGTCGATCAGAAATGGAATGCCTTTCTGAAAGGAAGCGGGCTGCGGGACAAAACGCTGACACTGACGATTTTGCACCGCCCTGCCCTCACTTCAAAGCTGCCGTTCAGTGCGAAAAAATCAATCGCAGCGATCAAGGCACAGACCGAGAAACGGATGCGCCGAATGAGCGAGGTCGTCGGTTTTCTCAAGTCTACATTCGCGGAAATGAACCCACGGCTTCTATCCGCGTCCAAGGGTGAGCTGCTTGGCTTTCTTGGCGGACTGAACACCGGGCAAGAATTGCCGCTCTATCCAGCTTCCAAATATGGCTTTCTCGCTCAAGACGTTGCCAATTCTAGGATCACCTTTCGCGGGACAACATTCGAAGTATCCGAAGGGGCCGTAGGCTCACGGTACGGCACGAGTTTTGCTATCAAGAACTATCCTTCGAAAACGTCCTGCACCATGTTCGATGAGCTGAACTTGCCCGTCGATATGGTGGTCACGCATTCGTTCACACCGATCAACAGCAACCTCATGTCAGGCCGAATTAAGAAGCAGCAGCGACTTATGCGCGCCGCAGATGATGGGGCTGTGTCATTGGAAGCTGAATTGGCGGATGCGCTCGATGATCTGGAATCGAAGCGGTTGAGCTTCGGTGATCACCATATGACTGTGACGGTCTTCGCTTCGACCTTAGAAGATCTTGACACAATAGCCGGGGAAGTCCGCAATACCGCTGCGACCGAAGGCGTAAATATGGTCAATGAAGCCTTCGCTGCACGCACACATTTCTTTGCACAGCACCCCGGCAACTCGGCCAAGCGCAGCCGAAAAGCAGCGGTTACGAACAAGAACTTTGCAGATTTCGCCGCCTTTCATCGCACACCGCTTGGAAAACAAGGCCATGAGGTGCCTTGGGGAACAACTATTTCCATGTTCCCAACACCTGAACGGTCTGCGCACTGGTTCAATTACCATGAGCAAGGGTCTCCGGAAAAAGAACCAACTGGCGGGCACACCCTGATACTTGGCCGTCCCGGCTCGGGTAAGTCGGTCTTGTCTGCCTTCCTGATGACGCAAGCTCGGCGGGCAGGAGCGCGCCTGTTTGTTTTCGATTATCGCATGGGCATGGAAATGGCGGTGCGTGCCAATGGTGGTCGATATGCCGCGATCAAAGCCGGGGAAGCAACTGGCCTGAACCCGCTTTGGACGGAAATTGACGAGCGTGGGCAGGCGTGGCTTGCTGATTGGCTCGCATCGTTGATCCATCGGACGGATAGACCCCTCACGCCGTCACAGACCAACCGCATTCAAGAGGTCGTCCGGCAGAACGCAACCGTTTCTGATCCGACCCTACGAAACTGGCAAGACCTATCGTCGTTGTTTGTTTCTGTAGATGACGGCGGTGATCTTCATGAAAGGCTGCAAGAATGGACCGCTGAGGGGCGGTACGGCTGGATTTTCGGGCAGAACCAAGAAGACACATTCTCGCTGGACGGTGACGTTGTGGGCTTCGATCTGACCGGAATCTTGGACAGCGAAAGCGAAAAAGAACGCATGGCGGTTCTGTCGTACCTGTTCCGTCGCGTTGAACGGGTGATTGAGGATCGCCAGCCCACTATCATCATCATTGATGAGGCGTGGAAGGCTCTCGACAACAGCTATTTCGCGGAACGTCTTTCAAACTGGCTTGTTACGGCGCGGAAACAAAACGCCGTTGTCGTGATGATGACGCAGTATGCCAGCCAGCTCGAACAGACGCGCACAGGCAAGACGATCGTTGAGGCCGTACCGACGCAAATCCTGCTCCCGAACATCCGGGCCAACGCCTCGGACTACGCCATGCTGAACCTTCACAACAAGGAACTTGATGTGTTGCTGAACACCGGCAGCAACTCGCGCCTGGGCCTTGTCAGAGACGACGAAGGATCAGTGGTCATTAACGCTGATCTGAGCGCCCTCGGGCCGCTTCTAACCATCCTCGGCGGGATGGAAAAAGGTGAACAGTTGGTGGGTGCCGATTACCGCCAGCGACCGGACTTCTGGAGAGTGAAATGAAGCTGACCACAACAATCCTCTTGGGCGTTCTCGCTCTTAGTGCTTGCACAAACTATCAAGGCCCGAAGGCAAATTGCTTTGGTGGCGATACGGTAGCTCGTGCCTCAAACGATCTGACAACCGGATCACTGAGCTTCGCAGCACAGTCCTACGTAACCGTCGCGACACGCAACGCGCCGTTGAAGAATTGCACGTTTGAAGCGCTTGGCGCCCCAGCAGGCGCAGGGGGTTACTAATGCGCAGAACCCTCACATATACCGCGATTGGCCTTCTCTGGGCCACGTCCTCGGTGGGTCAGGGCGTGCCTACCGTGGACGGTGGCTTGGCAGTCAGAAACCAAGCCGCGAACGCTCATCGTGAAGAAGACCTTGCCGTCCAACGGGAACGTCTGACGACTGCTCAGGCTATTGCGGAAATCGAAGAAGAACAGCTTTCGGTTCTTCAACAGATTTTGGATGCACAATCCAGCTTTGGCGGGCAAGGCATCCCGGCCATGGTTGAAGGTCTCGAAGATGGCGAGTTGCCGGAACAGTCGGCAGATACTCTCTATGCTCCGGTCGATAGCAATCCTGCAGGAGACCAGATGTTCGGGGATGCAAACCTGAACATCGAACAGCTTATTATCCGCGTATCTCAGGAAACGCACGGTCTGGGCGGTGTCGGGGCTGCCGGACTGTCAGTCGTTCAGTGGCGTTGCTTGCTTCAAGCTCTGATTTGGCAAGAAAGCCGCTTCACCATCGGGGCTCGCTCGCCAGTTGGCGCGTTTGGCTTGACCCAGATCATGCCCGGTACGGCTGGTGATCTGGGGATTTACCCCGCCTACTACGACAGCCCTTATTTGCAGGTCGAAGGTGGGGCAAGGTATCTGGCGCAAATGCTGCGGATGTTTGACGGCAACATCATCCACGCGCTTGCAGCCTACAACGCCGGTCCAGGTAACGTGCAGAACTATGGTGGCGTGCCCCCATTTCAGGAAACGCAGCACTACGTTCAGGTGATCCCGCGCAAATACAACGAGTACCTAACCCGTGTGGGCGGTATCGACGCGCTTGGGACCATCGACCCTGCCCTGCTCGCAAACTCGAACCTGTCAATCTCAGGGGCCGGTGCCAGCTACTATGGCAACAGCTCAATGCAGAATGTCGAAGCCGCCGCACTGCGCGTCCAGAACATTGTTCGCCGGATCGGTCAGACGCAGGACATTCAAGAGGCGATGGCTCTCAACTCTTATGCAAGGGCTGAACTCGTCCGCCTCGTGGCCGTTCTCACCCGCCTTAAAGCAGCGCGCACTCGCCCGCTGAGTGATGCGGAGCTGGCTATGGCCGCTGCCCAACTCAAGGAATCGGAATTTATGGACTTCACATTGGAGGATCTCGACTAATGGAAAAATTCGTCAAAACACGGGCGTTGTTGCGCTCCACCATCGCAGCCACCGTCCTCGGTGCAGTCGGGTTCGTCGCTGCGCCCAGCCTTGTCGGGGGCGGCGCAGCTCATGCTCAAGGTGTCCCCACAGTTGACACTCAGAACATTGCCCAAGAAATCCAGCAGCTTCGCCAGATGATCGAAGATGAAGTTTTGCAGAATGAGCAACTTCAACAGGCATTGGCCCAGCTTGAAACCCTGCGTGAACAATATGCGCAGCTTCAAGAAACCTATGCCGCTCTGACGGGCCTGATGGAACTGCCGGAAATCATCACGACACAGTTTGAAGCAGAACTGAACGGCATCTTGGATCAAGAGTTTGGTGACATTCTGTCCACCATCGACGCCATCAAAAACGGAGACTGGTCACAGCTCGCGGGCAACGGCGCACCCGGCATCCAGACCCAAATGACACGGGTACTTGCCGAAGCCGGGTTCGATGAGGACACGCTGTCAGAAATGGCGAATAGCGGAGCCGCTGGCGCTGAACGGACCGCGCAGCAGGCAACGACCGGTGCGATGATGTCTGCCGCTGCCCAGAACAGTTACGAAGAAGCCGGTCAATCCCTGGAACGGGTTGATCGCCTCGTCGGCATGATTGGCGACATGGAAGAGTTGAAGGACAGCGTAGACCTGAACACTCGTGTCACCGCTGAACTTGCTATCGCCCTCGTAGCTCAATGGCAGTTGGAAGCGGTGCAGACCGTTGGGACTGGTCAAGCCGGTGTAATCGACGCCGCAACGCTGGCCGAAGAACAGCAATTCATGGACTTCACATTGCCGACCCTCTCGGCTGACTGATCAAGGAACAAAGACGTGACGATGGAACAGGAAATCATTGAGGAAGAACTGATTTACGGCGCTCGGCGGCGTGAACAGTTTTGGCAAAAGCTGGGGCTTTCAGGATTGGCGTTTGGCGCATTGGGTTGCCTTGCGGCTGCTGCCGTGGCGATCCTCGATGTAGACCCTGATCCGGTTGTCGTGCCTTACAATCCAGAAACAGGGATGGCGCTGCCCAACGCTTCGGTTGGCGCTGTCCGCGTGACAGAAAATCAGGCTGTCATTGAATCGGTTGTGTTCCGA contains these protein-coding regions:
- a CDS encoding type IV secretion system protein VirB3; translation: MAEQSRLFLGLVRPPKLLGLPIMYAMVWLFGSVLFFLWVQHWGVAIVSALAYPALWKAADWDPNFLDVVATTLQETPPTPNKKIHGGDSYAP
- a CDS encoding type IV secretion system protein B4 produces the protein MPRDESFDPMTLLPEWVKKEKELAHMLPYVSLVDDNTIRTRGNELFQCIRLEGVNSYTTDDEHLDKIRALFASIIAQIGPEFSFYVHKVSKAIDPALSPVKGDDFAAQVDQKWNAFLKGSGLRDKTLTLTILHRPALTSKLPFSAKKSIAAIKAQTEKRMRRMSEVVGFLKSTFAEMNPRLLSASKGELLGFLGGLNTGQELPLYPASKYGFLAQDVANSRITFRGTTFEVSEGAVGSRYGTSFAIKNYPSKTSCTMFDELNLPVDMVVTHSFTPINSNLMSGRIKKQQRLMRAADDGAVSLEAELADALDDLESKRLSFGDHHMTVTVFASTLEDLDTIAGEVRNTAATEGVNMVNEAFAARTHFFAQHPGNSAKRSRKAAVTNKNFADFAAFHRTPLGKQGHEVPWGTTISMFPTPERSAHWFNYHEQGSPEKEPTGGHTLILGRPGSGKSVLSAFLMTQARRAGARLFVFDYRMGMEMAVRANGGRYAAIKAGEATGLNPLWTEIDERGQAWLADWLASLIHRTDRPLTPSQTNRIQEVVRQNATVSDPTLRNWQDLSSLFVSVDDGGDLHERLQEWTAEGRYGWIFGQNQEDTFSLDGDVVGFDLTGILDSESEKERMAVLSYLFRRVERVIEDRQPTIIIIDEAWKALDNSYFAERLSNWLVTARKQNAVVVMMTQYASQLEQTRTGKTIVEAVPTQILLPNIRANASDYAMLNLHNKELDVLLNTGSNSRLGLVRDDEGSVVINADLSALGPLLTILGGMEKGEQLVGADYRQRPDFWRVK
- a CDS encoding lytic transglycosylase domain-containing protein; the encoded protein is MRRTLTYTAIGLLWATSSVGQGVPTVDGGLAVRNQAANAHREEDLAVQRERLTTAQAIAEIEEEQLSVLQQILDAQSSFGGQGIPAMVEGLEDGELPEQSADTLYAPVDSNPAGDQMFGDANLNIEQLIIRVSQETHGLGGVGAAGLSVVQWRCLLQALIWQESRFTIGARSPVGAFGLTQIMPGTAGDLGIYPAYYDSPYLQVEGGARYLAQMLRMFDGNIIHALAAYNAGPGNVQNYGGVPPFQETQHYVQVIPRKYNEYLTRVGGIDALGTIDPALLANSNLSISGAGASYYGNSSMQNVEAAALRVQNIVRRIGQTQDIQEAMALNSYARAELVRLVAVLTRLKAARTRPLSDAELAMAAAQLKESEFMDFTLEDLD
- a CDS encoding OmpP1/FadL family transporter; protein product: MNNTILTASALLGAASMASAGGIERLGDPSQILFEQGKNYLEFSAINVNPSVSGVPLPGVPAGPTGNIANSYQTYSLGYKREVNDRFTLAFVIDEPVGASLSYDSPLAFFGGSSAEVSSIAYTGMAKYQVNERFSVYGGLRLVGVDGDITVISPLTVSSPYNLDVSKDYQVGYLAGVAYEIPDIALRISATYESKTDHEFQDNTGAPFEVEIPQAITLRAQTGIAADTLLFGSAKWREWSKFNVQPGDFFTLVPGVGPVNTPIAAGTSNIWTYELGLAHSFTENWSAAAAIGYEKDLGDTVGNFNGTDGYISYGVAVSYETDEWKVTTGIRYFDLGDADSSVTAFSDNDAVSAGVKVSYKF
- a CDS encoding TrbC/VirB2 family protein, giving the protein MKPTTTNLVTLCGVLLMLAQPALAQSIDLSPVQTLLQGIVDAITGPLGIVIGTLALIGVFLSWLFGILDFRQALWVVVAIAGIAAAPTIVAAIWTT
- a CDS encoding type IV secretion system protein, coding for MEKFVKTRALLRSTIAATVLGAVGFVAAPSLVGGGAAHAQGVPTVDTQNIAQEIQQLRQMIEDEVLQNEQLQQALAQLETLREQYAQLQETYAALTGLMELPEIITTQFEAELNGILDQEFGDILSTIDAIKNGDWSQLAGNGAPGIQTQMTRVLAEAGFDEDTLSEMANSGAAGAERTAQQATTGAMMSAAAQNSYEEAGQSLERVDRLVGMIGDMEELKDSVDLNTRVTAELAIALVAQWQLEAVQTVGTGQAGVIDAATLAEEQQFMDFTLPTLSAD
- a CDS encoding lytic transglycosylase domain-containing protein — translated: MVLVMQGDGSLEASTSQTNFARNYNDGVGQGSASQGLQLFGRGGEEEASADAESFRTASVAPRAARARPEVLAAIDETALRYASHPALRRAGLSVTEWRLLFRSNIEIESAYKTNARSHVGAIGLGQLMPETAKDLGVDPHDWRQNLDGSARYLLMMLVQFGDARLALAAYNAGPDAVTRHAGIPPYRETQNHVSRVLAVFNRLEGDNS